A region of Arabidopsis thaliana chromosome 5, partial sequence DNA encodes the following proteins:
- a CDS encoding forkhead-associated domain-containing protein / FHA domain-containing protein, producing MKRRQCEKVVIRIHNIGTPLISGSSGLPLELFHIQSDRPYTIGRSSSDGFCDFVIDHSSISRKHCQILFDSQSHKLYIFDGVIHLPSGSFSQVYDEFRRRLVGVEDLGNLKFRASLNGVYVNRVRVRKSKVQEVSIDDEVLFFCGKEGLCCKDGRVGFVVQEIVFEGRDASIVSVSSGHSRGTFSSGKRSKRVFAPMENEINSPVSGFYPPKAVGVVERVNSLVSYCRHILKSDDPLSCLRLSIISHSGKECLSCCTSKMFRSKVGIVADDRGVKSAEINHDMGHGLSGLRLSIERPNSNLHVDRRLGVSDLISEIENEFAACTFISDKTRTMLPFDGEKVNTPDITCINKEKSYQSSLQAPGKNFYLNRLQYIEQSSTGCQRVVSLPELLHPVESIQQIFLATFTSDILWFLTCCDTPRHLPVTIACHNAERCWSSNPDARTAVPLPNYPNVTMVYPPFPEEIAFGKDRTNRGIACHHPKLFILQRKDSIRVIITSANLVARQWNDVTNTVWWQDFPRRADPDLLSLFGHCQRETNHGLKPDFCAQLAGFAASLLTDVPSQAHWILEFTKYNFEHSAGHLVASVPGIHSYKPSYLTESGCSNTIFSEEFLGSVEASVVGLSYLFRSANDSTGAQLKRLASYIRRTRENSLGMLELVLRRNTNVPADPNAVRVLVPNPDDDSRDDFVQLGFLPRSIAKWVSPLWDIGFFKFVGYVYRDEVLGAASCRSNEKVQLVLHVLQGVSISDMSKLIQPYHVVALCSLIASLQRCTGIWRLQEVLGRYKWPESQESDFVYSASSIGGSATTGFQADFSSAAGKKALQHFDSQESDPEWGCWSNREEREAPSIKIIFPTIERVKNGHHGVLSSRRLLCFSEVFAYFTLV from the exons ATGAAAAGGCGACAGTGTGAGAAAGTTGTGATTCGTATCCACAATATTGGCACACCATTGATTTCTGGGTCTTCTGGTTTGCCTTTAGAGTTATTTCACATTCAATCAGATCGGCCGTACACGATTGGTCGAAGTAGTAGTGATGGGTTTTGCGATTTTGTTATTGATCATAGCTCTATCAGTAGAAAACACTGTCAGATTCTATTTGATAGCCAAAGTCacaaactttatatttttgacGGCGTGATTCACTTGCCTTCCGGTAGTTTTAGTCAAGTTTATGATGAGTTTAGGAGAAGATTAGTTGGTGTTGAGGATTTGGGGAATTTGAAGTTTAGGGCTTCTTTGAATGGGGTTTATGTAAATCGTGTTAGAGTTAGGAAATCTAAAGTTCAGGAGGTTTCTATAGATGATGAGGTATTGTTTTTTTGCGGGAAGGAAGGGTTGTGTTGTAAAGATGGTCGAGTTGGGTTTGTGGTTCAGGAGATTGTGTTTGAAGGAAGAGATGCTTCGATTGTATCGGTCTCTTCAGGACATTCTCGAGGAACCTTTTCAAGTgggaagagaagcaaaagggTTTTTGCTCCGATGGAAAACGAGATTAATTCTCCAGTTTCTGGGTTTTATCCACCTAAAGCTGTTGGTGTTGTTGAGAGAGTGAATTCTCTTGTAAGCTATTGTAGACATATATTGAAGAGTGATGATCCTCTATCTTGCCTTAGGCTATCTATTATATCACATTCTGGAAAGGAATGTCTATCTTGTTGTACATCCAAAATGTTTAGGTCAAAAGTAGGTATAGTGGCCGATGATAGAGGAGTTAAGAGTGCCGAGATAAATCATGATATGGGTCATGGTTTGTCTGGTCTAAGGTTGAGTATTGAACGGCCAAACTCAAATTTACATGTAGATAGAAGACTAGGTGTCTCTGACTTGATTAGCGAAATAGAAAACGAGTTTGCTGCTTGTACTTTTATCAGTGATAAGACTAGGACTATGCTTCCTTTTGATGGGGAGAAAGTTAATACTCCCGATATTACTTGCATCAATAAAGAGAAAAGTTATCAAAGTTCTCTCCAAGCACCTGGGAAGAACTTTTATCTAAATCGTCTACAGTATATTGAACAAAGCTCAACTGGTTGTCAACGGGTGGTTTCCTTGCCAGAACTTCTTCACCCTGTGGAAAGCATTCAACAAATCTTTCTTGCAACATTTACAAGTGATATTTTATG GTTTCTTACCTGTTGTGATACACCTAGACACTTGCCTGTGACTATCGCATGTCACAATGCTGAGAGATGTTGGAGTTCAAACCCTGATGCAAGAACTGCTGTGCCTTTGCCAAATTACCCAAATGTGACTATGGT GTATCCACCATTTCCTGAGGAAATTGCATTTGGGAAGGACCGCACGAACCGTGGCATTGCTTGTCATCACCCCAAGCTGTTTATTTTGCAAAGAAAAGATAGCATTCGTGTAATTATCACATCTGCAAACTTAGTAGCAAGACAG TGGAATGACGTGACCAACACAGTTTGGTGGCAAGACTTTCCACGAAGAGCAGACCCTGATCTTTTATCCCTTTTCGGCCATTGCCAAAGAGAAACCAATCATGGTTTAAAGCCAGACTTTTGTGCTCAGCTGGCTGGATTTGCCGCATCACTTTTGACTGATGTTCCAAGTCAGGCCCATTGGATTCTTGAGTTCACGAAGTACAACTTTGAACACTCAGCAGGTCACCTTGTTGCTTCAGTGCCTGGAATCCATTCTTATAAGCCGTCTTATCTCACAGAGTCTGGTTGCTCAAATACC ATTTTCAGTGAAGAATTTCTGGGATCTGTTGAAGCATCTGTTGTAGGTCTCAGTTACCTTTTCCGCTCTGCCAATGATTCCACAGGAGCACAACTGAAACGACTGGCTTCATATATCCGCAGAACCCGGGAAAATTCTCTCGGAATGTTAGAACTTGTTTTGAGAAGAAATACGAATGTGCCTGCTGACCCGAATGCTGTGAGAGTCCTTGTTCCTAACCCAGATGATGATTCAAGAGATG ATTTTGTCCAACTAGGCTTTTTGCCACGGAGTATTGCAAAATGGGTGTCTCCTTTATGGGATATTGGATTCTTTAAATTTGTGGGATATGTGTATCGGGATGAAGTCCTTGGAGCTGCTTCTTGTAGGAGCAACGAGAAGGTGCAACTAGTGCTGCATGTATTACAG GGAGTGTCCATTTCAGATATGTCAAAGTTGATTCAACCTTATCATGTTGTTGCATTGTGCTCGTTGATTGCTTCACTTCAGAGATGTACTGGCATTTGGAGGCTACAAGAG GTGTTAGGCCGTTACAAGTGGCCCGAATCTCAGGAATCTGATTTCGTCTACA gTGCATCCTCGATTGGAGGCTCAGCAACTACAGGATTTCAAGCTGATTTTTCATCAGCTGCAGGTAAAAAAGCGTTACAGCATTTTGACTCCCAGGAGTCTGATCCAGAg TGGGGATGCTGGAGTAACAGGGAAGAACGGGAAGCTCCTTCCATTAAAATAATCTTCCCTACCATAGAAAGAGTCAAGAATGGCCATCATGGTGTCTTGTCTTCAAGACGTTTGCTTTGCTTCTCTGAGGTATTTGCTTATTTTACACTTGTATAA
- the RBOHA gene encoding respiratory burst oxidase homolog A (respiratory burst oxidase homolog A (RBOHA); CONTAINS InterPro DOMAIN/s: Ferredoxin reductase-type FAD-binding domain (InterPro:IPR017927), Cytochrome b245, heavy chain (InterPro:IPR000778), EF-Hand 1, calcium-binding site (InterPro:IPR018247), EF-hand-like domain (InterPro:IPR011992), Ferric reductase-like transmembrane component, N-terminal (InterPro:IPR013130), NADPH oxidase Respiratory burst (InterPro:IPR013623), Ferric reductase, NAD binding (InterPro:IPR013121), EF-HAND 2 (InterPro:IPR018249), FAD-binding 8 (InterPro:IPR013112), Riboflavin synthase-like beta-barrel (InterPro:IPR017938); BEST Arabidopsis thaliana protein match is: NADPH/respiratory burst oxidase protein D (TAIR:AT5G51060.1); Has 1807 Blast hits to 1807 proteins in 277 species: Archae - 0; Bacteria - 0; Metazoa - 736; Fungi - 347; Plants - 385; Viruses - 0; Other Eukaryotes - 339 (source: NCBI BLink).), whose amino-acid sequence MMNRSEMQKLGFEHVRYYTESPYNRGESSANVATTSNYYGEDEPYVEITLDIHDDSVSVYGLKSPNHRGAGSNYEDQSLLRQGRSGRSNSVLKRLASSVSTGITRVASSVSSSSARKPPRPQLAKLRRSKSRAELALKGLKFITKTDGVTGWPEVEKRFYVMTMTTNGLLHRSRFGECIGMKSTEFALALFDALARRENVSGDSININELKEFWKQITDQDFDSRLRTFFAMVDKDSDGRLNEAEVREIITLSASANELDNIRRQADEYAALIMEELDPYHYGYIMIENLEILLLQAPMQDVRDGEGKKLSKMLSQNLMVPQSRNLGARFCRGMKYFLFDNWKRVWVMALWIGAMAGLFTWKFMEYRKRSAYEVMGVCVCIAKGAAETLKLNMAMILLPVCRNTITWLRTKTKLSAIVPFDDSLNFHKVIAIGISVGVGIHATSHLACDFPRLIAADEDQYEPMEKYFGPQTKRYLDFVQSVEGVTGIGMVVLMTIAFTLATTWFRRNKLNLPGPLKKITGFNAFWYSHHLFVIVYSLLVVHGFYVYLIIEPWYKKTTWMYLMVPVVLYLCERLIRAFRSSVEAVSVLKVAVLPGNVLSLHLSRPSNFRYKSGQYMYLNCSAVSTLEWHPFSITSAPGDDYLSVHIRVLGDWTKQLRSLFSEVCKPRPPDEHRLNRADSKHWDYIPDFPRILIDGPYGAPAQDYKKFEVVLLVGLGIGATPMISIVSDIINNLKGVEEGSNRRQSPIHNMVTPPVSPSRKSETFRTKRAYFYWVTREQGSFDWFKNVMDEVTETDRKNVIELHNYCTSVYEEGDARSALITMLQSLNHAKHGVDVVSGTRVMSHFARPNWRSVFKRIAVNHPKTRVGVFYCGAAGLVKELRHLSLDFSHKTSTKFIFHKENF is encoded by the exons ATGATGAATCGAAGTGAAATGCAAAAGTTAGGTTTCGAACACGTGAGATACTACACAGAGTCGCCGTACAACAGAGGAGAGTCGTCGGCGAACGTGGCGACGACAAGCAACTATTACGGTGAAGATGAACCATACGTGGAGATCACGCTAGATATCCACGACGATTCCGTCTCCGTGTACGGCTTGAAGTCACCGAACCATCGAGGGGCCGGGTCTAATTATGAGGATCAATCGCTTCTCAGACAAGGTCGTTCAGGGAGGAGTAACTCGGTTTTGAAACGCTTGGCTTCTTCTGTTTCCACCGGAATAACACGAGttgcttcttctgtttcttcgtcttccgCGAGAAAACCACCGCGGCCGCAGCTGGCAAAGCTGCGCCGTTCGAAATCTAGAGCAGAGTTAGCTCTCAAAGGTCTTAAATTCATCACCAAAACTGATGGTGTCACTGGTTGGCCTGAGGTTGAGAAACGGTTTTATGTGATGACAATGACTACTAACGGATTATTACACCGATCTAGATTCGGTGAATGTATAG GGATGAAATCGACAGAGTTTGCGTTGGCATTGTTCGATGCTTTAGCGAGGAGGGAAAACGTAAGCGGAGATTCAATAAACATTAATGAGCTTAAAGAGTTCTGGAAGCAGATCACTGATCAAGATTTTGATTCAAGGCTACGAACTTTCTTCGCCAT GGTCGATAAGGATTCGGATGGGCGGTTGAATGAAGCCGAAGTAAGAGAG ATTATAACTTTAAGTGCTTCTGCAAACGAGCTGGATAACATTCGGAGACAAGCTGATGAATATGCTGCTTTAATTATGGAAGAACTAGATCCTTATCATTATGGGTACATCATG ATAGAGAATCTCGAGATACTTCTATTGCAAGCGCCGATGCAGGATGTGAGAGATGGAGAGGGTAAGAAGCTAAGCAAGATGCTAAGTCAGAATCTCATGGTTCCGCAGAGTAGGAATCTCGGGGCGCGTTTTTGCAGAGGGATgaagtattttttgtttgataattgGAAGAGAGTGTGGGTGATGGCTCTATGGATAGGTGCTATGGCGGGTTTGTTCACGTGGAAGTTTATGGAGTATCGAAAAAGATCCGCTTACGAAGTCATGGGAGTTTGTGTTTGTATAGCTAAAGGAGCTGCAGAGACGCTTAAACTAAACATGGCTATGATTTTGTTACCAGTTTGTAGGAACACCATCACTTGGCTCCGGACCAAAACCAAGTTAAGTGCTATTGTTCCTTTCGATGACAGCCTCAATTTTCACAAG GTCATAGCTATAGGAATTTCAGTTGGAGTTGGAATCCATGCTACATCTCACTTAGCATGTGATTTTCCCCGGCTGATAGCTGCAGATGAAGATCAGTATGAGCCAATGGAGAAGTATTTTGGGCCACAGACAAAGAGATATTTGGACTTTGTTCAATCGGTAGAAGGAGTTACCGGGATTGGAATGGTTGTACTAATGACCATAGCCTTTACATTGGCTACAACATGGTTCAGACGTAATAAGCTCAACCTTCCTGGACCACTGAAGAAAATAACAGGCTTCAATGCCTTCTGGTACTCTCACCACTTATTTGTTATCGTCTACTCGCTTCTTGTCGTTCATGGATTCTACGTATACCTCATCATCGAGCCATGGTACAAGAAAACG ACATGGATGTATTTGATGGTACCGGTGGTTCTTTACTTGTGTGAAAGGCTGATTCGTGCATTCAGGTCAAGCGTCGAGGCTGTTTCAGTGCTAAAG GTTGCTGTGTTACCAGGGAATGTCTTGTCGCTTCACTTGTCAAGACCAAGCAACTTCAGATACAAGAGTGGACAATACATGTATCTCAACTGTTCTGCAGTTTCTACATTAGAATG GCATCCATTCTCAATTACCTCAGCTCCAGGAGATGACTACCTCAGTGTCCACATCAGGGTTTTAGGAGACTGGACTAAGCAATTAAGATCATTATTCTCTGAG GTGTGCAAGCCACGCCCTCCTGATGAACACAGACTGAACAGAGCCGACTCGAAGCACTGGGATTACATCCCTGA CTTTCCAAGAATCCTAATTGATGGTCCATATGGAGCACCAGCACAAGACTACAAGAAGTTTGAAGTTGTTCTGCTAGTGGGTCTAGGAATCGGTGCCACTCCGATGATCAGCATAGTGAGTGACATAATCAATAACTTGAAAGGCGTGGAAGAAGGCAGTAACCGAAGACAGTCACCGATCCATAATATGGTCACACCTCCTGTTTCTCCATCAAGAAAAAGTGAGACGTTCAGAACCAAGAGAGCTTACTTCTACTGGGTCACAAGAGAGCAGGGGTCGTTTGACTGGTTCAAGAACGTGATGGACGAAGTGACTGAAACAGACCGCAAAAACGTAATTGAGCTGCATAATTACTGCACCAGCGTTTACGAGGAAGGGGACGCGAGGTCTGCACTTATCACGATGCTCCAGTCTCTAAACCATGCTAAGCATGGAGTGGACGTTGTGTCAGGAACACGTGTCATGTCCCATTTCGCTAGGCCAAACTGGAGAAGCGTTTTCAAAAGGATCGCTGTGAATCATCCTAAGACTAGAGTCG GAGTGTTTTATTGTGGAGCAGCTGGGTTAGTGAAAGAGTTACGACACTTATCACTGGATTTCTCTCATAAGACCTCCACCAAGTTCATCTTCCATAAAGagaatttctaa
- the RBOHA gene encoding respiratory burst oxidase homolog A (respiratory burst oxidase homolog A (RBOHA); CONTAINS InterPro DOMAIN/s: Ferredoxin reductase-type FAD-binding domain (InterPro:IPR017927), Cytochrome b245, heavy chain (InterPro:IPR000778), EF-Hand 1, calcium-binding site (InterPro:IPR018247), EF-hand-like domain (InterPro:IPR011992), Ferric reductase-like transmembrane component, N-terminal (InterPro:IPR013130), Ferric reductase, NAD binding (InterPro:IPR013121), NADPH oxidase Respiratory burst (InterPro:IPR013623), EF-HAND 2 (InterPro:IPR018249), FAD-binding 8 (InterPro:IPR013112), Riboflavin synthase-like beta-barrel (InterPro:IPR017938); BEST Arabidopsis thaliana protein match is: NADPH/respiratory burst oxidase protein D (TAIR:AT5G51060.1).), giving the protein MMNRSEMQKLGFEHVRYYTESPYNRGESSANVATTSNYYGEDEPYVEITLDIHDDSVSVYGLKSPNHRGAGSNYEDQSLLRQGRSGRSNSVLKRLASSVSTGITRVASSVSSSSARKPPRPQLAKLRRSKSRAELALKGLKFITKTDGVTGWPEVEKRFYVMTMTTNGLLHRSRFGECIGMKSTEFALALFDALARRENVSGDSININELKEFWKQITDQDFDSRLRTFFAMVDKDSDGRLNEAEIITLSASANELDNIRRQADEYAALIMEELDPYHYGYIMVCTCYNAKQIENLEILLLQAPMQDVRDGEGKKLSKMLSAMAGLFTWKFMEYRKRSAYEVMGVCVCIAKGAAETLKLNMAMILLPVCRNTITWLRTKTKLSAIVPFDDSLNFHKVIAIGISVGVGIHATSHLACDFPRLIAADEDQYEPMEKYFGPQTKRYLDFVQSVEGVTGIGMVVLMTIAFTLATTWFRRNKLNLPGPLKKITGFNAFWYSHHLFVIVYSLLVVHGFYVYLIIEPWYKKTTWMYLMVPVVLYLCERLIRAFRSSVEAVSVLKVAVLPGNVLSLHLSRPSNFRYKSGQYMYLNCSAVSTLEWHPFSITSAPGDDYLSVHIRVLGDWTKQLRSLFSEVCKPRPPDEHRLNRADSKHWDYIPDFPRILIDGPYGAPAQDYKKFEVVLLVGLGIGATPMISIVSDIINNLKGVEEGSNRRQSPIHNMVTPPVSPSRKSETFRTKRAYFYWVTREQGSFDWFKNVMDEVTETDRKNVIELHNYCTSVYEEGDARSALITMLQSLNHAKHGVDVVSGTRVMSHFARPNWRSVFKRIAVNHPKTRVGEFLTN; this is encoded by the exons ATGATGAATCGAAGTGAAATGCAAAAGTTAGGTTTCGAACACGTGAGATACTACACAGAGTCGCCGTACAACAGAGGAGAGTCGTCGGCGAACGTGGCGACGACAAGCAACTATTACGGTGAAGATGAACCATACGTGGAGATCACGCTAGATATCCACGACGATTCCGTCTCCGTGTACGGCTTGAAGTCACCGAACCATCGAGGGGCCGGGTCTAATTATGAGGATCAATCGCTTCTCAGACAAGGTCGTTCAGGGAGGAGTAACTCGGTTTTGAAACGCTTGGCTTCTTCTGTTTCCACCGGAATAACACGAGttgcttcttctgtttcttcgtcttccgCGAGAAAACCACCGCGGCCGCAGCTGGCAAAGCTGCGCCGTTCGAAATCTAGAGCAGAGTTAGCTCTCAAAGGTCTTAAATTCATCACCAAAACTGATGGTGTCACTGGTTGGCCTGAGGTTGAGAAACGGTTTTATGTGATGACAATGACTACTAACGGATTATTACACCGATCTAGATTCGGTGAATGTATAG GGATGAAATCGACAGAGTTTGCGTTGGCATTGTTCGATGCTTTAGCGAGGAGGGAAAACGTAAGCGGAGATTCAATAAACATTAATGAGCTTAAAGAGTTCTGGAAGCAGATCACTGATCAAGATTTTGATTCAAGGCTACGAACTTTCTTCGCCAT GGTCGATAAGGATTCGGATGGGCGGTTGAATGAAGCCGAA ATTATAACTTTAAGTGCTTCTGCAAACGAGCTGGATAACATTCGGAGACAAGCTGATGAATATGCTGCTTTAATTATGGAAGAACTAGATCCTTATCATTATGGGTACATCATGGTAT GCACTTGCTACAATGCCAAACAGATAGAGAATCTCGAGATACTTCTATTGCAAGCGCCGATGCAGGATGTGAGAGATGGAGAGGGTAAGAAGCTAAGCAAGATGCTAA GTGCTATGGCGGGTTTGTTCACGTGGAAGTTTATGGAGTATCGAAAAAGATCCGCTTACGAAGTCATGGGAGTTTGTGTTTGTATAGCTAAAGGAGCTGCAGAGACGCTTAAACTAAACATGGCTATGATTTTGTTACCAGTTTGTAGGAACACCATCACTTGGCTCCGGACCAAAACCAAGTTAAGTGCTATTGTTCCTTTCGATGACAGCCTCAATTTTCACAAG GTCATAGCTATAGGAATTTCAGTTGGAGTTGGAATCCATGCTACATCTCACTTAGCATGTGATTTTCCCCGGCTGATAGCTGCAGATGAAGATCAGTATGAGCCAATGGAGAAGTATTTTGGGCCACAGACAAAGAGATATTTGGACTTTGTTCAATCGGTAGAAGGAGTTACCGGGATTGGAATGGTTGTACTAATGACCATAGCCTTTACATTGGCTACAACATGGTTCAGACGTAATAAGCTCAACCTTCCTGGACCACTGAAGAAAATAACAGGCTTCAATGCCTTCTGGTACTCTCACCACTTATTTGTTATCGTCTACTCGCTTCTTGTCGTTCATGGATTCTACGTATACCTCATCATCGAGCCATGGTACAAGAAAACG ACATGGATGTATTTGATGGTACCGGTGGTTCTTTACTTGTGTGAAAGGCTGATTCGTGCATTCAGGTCAAGCGTCGAGGCTGTTTCAGTGCTAAAG GTTGCTGTGTTACCAGGGAATGTCTTGTCGCTTCACTTGTCAAGACCAAGCAACTTCAGATACAAGAGTGGACAATACATGTATCTCAACTGTTCTGCAGTTTCTACATTAGAATG GCATCCATTCTCAATTACCTCAGCTCCAGGAGATGACTACCTCAGTGTCCACATCAGGGTTTTAGGAGACTGGACTAAGCAATTAAGATCATTATTCTCTGAG GTGTGCAAGCCACGCCCTCCTGATGAACACAGACTGAACAGAGCCGACTCGAAGCACTGGGATTACATCCCTGA CTTTCCAAGAATCCTAATTGATGGTCCATATGGAGCACCAGCACAAGACTACAAGAAGTTTGAAGTTGTTCTGCTAGTGGGTCTAGGAATCGGTGCCACTCCGATGATCAGCATAGTGAGTGACATAATCAATAACTTGAAAGGCGTGGAAGAAGGCAGTAACCGAAGACAGTCACCGATCCATAATATGGTCACACCTCCTGTTTCTCCATCAAGAAAAAGTGAGACGTTCAGAACCAAGAGAGCTTACTTCTACTGGGTCACAAGAGAGCAGGGGTCGTTTGACTGGTTCAAGAACGTGATGGACGAAGTGACTGAAACAGACCGCAAAAACGTAATTGAGCTGCATAATTACTGCACCAGCGTTTACGAGGAAGGGGACGCGAGGTCTGCACTTATCACGATGCTCCAGTCTCTAAACCATGCTAAGCATGGAGTGGACGTTGTGTCAGGAACACGTGTCATGTCCCATTTCGCTAGGCCAAACTGGAGAAGCGTTTTCAAAAGGATCGCTGTGAATCATCCTAAGACTAGAGTCGGTGAGTTTCTAACTAACTAA